Proteins encoded by one window of Bactrocera oleae isolate idBacOlea1 chromosome 4, idBacOlea1, whole genome shotgun sequence:
- the cora gene encoding protein 4.1 homolog isoform X1 has product MPAETKSATAGTEAETPTKSKKANTTGKAGLARVTLLDGSLLDVTIDRKAKGRDLINTICAGLNIVEKDYFGLTYDTPSDPRTWLDLDKPVSKFFRTDPWVLQFAVKFYPPEPSQLQEDITRYQLCLQVRNDILEGRLPCTFVTHALLGSYLVQSEMGDYDPKEMPDRRYLKDFKIAPNQTPELEDKVMDLHKTHKGQAPAEAELHYLENAKKLAMYGVDLHPAKDSEGVDIMLGVCASGLLVYRDKLRINRFAWPKILKISYKRHHFYIKIRPGDFEQFESTIGFKLANHQAAKKLWKSCVEHHTFFRLMTPEPPTKSSLFPRFGSKYRYSGRTLYESKRNPIDRTAPKFDRSLSGRRLTSRSMDALAMAEKEKDAQKRHTMGHPPEHIPDFDSPRSRSPLKKDKKEKLKRESSTGTASASSQSSLEGDYSTHTGADVAAGESASAVAYLGKDQAEAEKEAKLKKKQQEKEEKERKEREKKEKEAQEKAAKEKAAKEKAAKAAAAAAAAGINGNDDLNDSKKSEKSGKGRGGGLFSSGRKSKSSSPTKEAKEAKEAKDKDKSGKAKDGKSGELVYADLELAAPNNQANDDSNRASRQPGHTRPYEYSEGTGETSPTRKSYIPGGFRYDQDPQGGRRGQDGDGQMSPTSEQKKTAIAFNYAPGHDDTLKKTAEKLKSGQLSPRTREKINKGQLSPTTRAKLLKEANLSPTTRAKLLGSAVDAAAAPLTDAQKRSYSPSKGQSVGYTSGAPGSYKPLVDPTAAFLESERYNKDPSAGAGAAAGKVATDGKDAAIAGAAAGKGRGSTPVTPTKAGSGLAAGAAAAAAATKPKKKRVKIMVITSKFDPNTKRIDAENGVIEHSTGILDPETGLIDSKYGQIDPKIGTLLALNTKTGKNEIYQGEVDPKTGNVHLVSGVADPNTGRLDESLGQIICVTPQDNPVVELIVITSRIDPATGKVDTVNGEVERSLGVLNLDSGLLDTKYGEINTRTGELKSIDPKTGKIVVSKYVKVDPSTGQITILGVTDPKTGKLDNTQGRIIEVGQQIDPIVEVTSLAGKYDSKKNIIDPKTAQVETSGGQFDPKAGKIDTKYGQIDLVKHTITYTDPKSGKTVTRDIKIDPATGQIVLKNQINPKNNKPDKDYARIISLRIVQQRVDPKTKAPIAQVSSAKDKEIIVDPKSNQIWMPTGASDPNTKESQYISSSVDPKTGYVITIYGYLDPKTNEIKKQNKLDPNTTKIEPSSGKIYTTTGEVDKTTGEPLYATTQVDPESGDVYTKVGRVDPKTGKIVIVRVLLISKTDERGRPEEIDPATCEIDPVSGRILKFFNKTVYVYTMIDPVTGEIVQVDPNDPRFAGARTTVTQTMTLTGEIDPVTGRIKSEYGDIDPNTGDIDPATAVRDPVTGKLILNYAQIDPSHFGKEAQVSTTTETVPITREQFFEGVKHMGKNALRRDSEASSDDDMTQQYGSEHVKDMVLNSPKNADGTTVTTTTTKQAGKFGTPTVVKTTTKQVLTKNDDGVTHNVEEEVRNLGTGEVTYSTQEHKADADVSGAYVTATAVTTRTATTHEDLGKKAKTEQLEEKTVATTRTHDPNKQEQRVVTQEVKTTATVTSGDQFRDRGDSISSTSSGDSGTPIDGPDDGSSVVRPAYDKGQGSYTTVPGPHVEQTRVILGEDTPGYSGHGEIVSTQTLSSKTRTVETITYKTERDGIVETRVEQKITIQSDGDPIDHDKALAEAIQEATAMNPDMTVEKIEIQQQTQ; this is encoded by the exons ATGCCAGCGGAAACGAAAAGTGCCACCGCTGGAACCGAGGCTGAAACGCCTACGAAAAGCAAAAAAGCGAATACGACCGGAAAAGCTGGACTGGCGCGTGTTACGCTGCTCGATGGCTCTCTACTTGATGTCACGATCGAT CGCAAAGCGAAAGGACGCGACCTAATAAACACCATTTGTGCGGGTCTCAATATTGTGGAGAAGGATTATTTCGGTCTTACTTATGACACACCGTCCGATCCACGCACTTGGTTAGATTTGGATAAGCCGGTTTCCAAATTTTTCCGTACCGATCCATGGGTGCTGCAATTCGCTGTGAAATTTTACCCACCGGAACCATCACAGCTGCAAGAGGACATTACGCGCTATCAGCTTTGCTTGCAGGTGCGCAATGACATACTCGAAGGTCGCTTGCCATGCACTTTCGTTACACATGCGCTGCTCGGCTCGTACCTGGTGCAATCGGAGATGGGCGACTATGATCCGAAGGAAATGCCAGATCGTCGCTATTTGAAAGACTTCAAAATAGCACCCAATCAAACGCCGGAATTGGAAGATAAGGTCATGGATTTGCACAAGACACACAA GGGTCAAGCACCGGCCGAGGCGGAACTGCATTATTTGGAAAATGCCAAGAAGCTAGCCATGTACGGTGTTGATTTGCATCCAGCAAAGGACTCGGAGGGCGTTGACATTATGTTGGGTGTCTGTGCATCCGGTTTGCTGGTTTACCGCGACAA ATTACGTATCAATCGCTTCGCTTGGCCGAAGATACTAAAGATTTCTTATAAGCGGCATCACTTCTACATCAAAATACGTCCCGGCGATTTTGAACAATTCGAATCGACTATTGGCTTTAAATTGGCTAATCATCAGGCTGCTAAGAAGTTGTGGAAGTCGTGTGTGGAGCATCACACATTCTTCCGTCTGATGACACCAGAACCGCCGACCAAGTCATCGCTGTTCCCACGTTTCGGCTCCAAGTACCGTTACTCCGGACGTACTTTGTACGAAAGCAAACGAAATCCAATCGATCGCACAGCACCGAAGTTCGATCGTAGTTTGTCGGGCCGACGTCTAACCTCGCGTAGCATGGATG cGCTCGCTATGGCCGAAAAGGAGAAGGATGCTCAGAAACGTCACACCATGGGACATCCACCAGAGCATATACCCGATTTTGACTCACCACGTAGTCGTAGTCCATTGAAGAAGGATAAAAAGGAGAAG TTAAAACGTGAATCGAGTACTGGTACAGCTTCCGCCTCTTCGCAGAGTTCACTCGAAGGTGATTATTCGACCCATACCGGTGCTGATGTGGCAGCCGGCGAGTCCGCCTCGGCCGTCGCCTATCTTGGCAAAGATCag GCGGAGGCCGAAAAGGAGGCCAAAttgaaaaagaaacaacaagaaaaagagGAGAAAGAGCGCAAGGAACGTGAAAAGAAGGAGAAGGAGGCACAAGAGAAGGCTGCCAAGGAGAAAGCTGCGAAAGAAAAGGCCGCTAAggccgctgctgctgccgccgctGCAGGCATTAATG GCAATGATGACTTGAACGATTCCAAGAAGTCGGAGAAATCTGGCAAAGGACGT GGTGGTGGCCTTTTCTCGTCCGGTCGCAAGAGTAAGAGTAGCTCGCCGACAAAGGAGGCGAAAGAGGCAAAAGAGGCGAAGGATAAAGATAAGTCCGGAAAAGCGAAGGATGGCAAGAGTGGTGAGTTGGTATACGCTGACTTGGAACTGGCTGCACCCAATAATCAAGCCAATGATGATAGCAATCGTGCTTCACGTCAACCCGGCCACACTAGACCCTATGAATACTCAGAGGGTACCGGTGAAACTAGCCCCACACGCAAATCATACATTCCTGGTGGTTTCCGTTACGATCAGGATCCGCAAGGCGGTAGACGTGGTCAAGATGGCGATGGACAAATGTCGCCCACGTCTGAACAAAAGAAGACTGCAATTGCCTTCAATTATGCGCCTGGTCATGATGATACATTGAAGAAGACAGCAGAGAAATTGAAGAGCGGTCAGTTGTCGCCACGCACACGTGAAAAGATCAATAAGGGTCAGTTGTCGCCCACAACACGCGCAAAATTACTTAAAGAAGCCAATTTATCACCGACCACACGTGCTAAGTTGCTAGGTAGTGCTGTGGATGCGGCTGCCGCACCGCTAACTGATGCACAGAAGCGTTCTTATTCGCCTTCTAAAGGTCAGTCTGTGGGTTATACTTCAGGTGCTCCGGGTAGTTATAAGCCATTGGTGGATCCCACAGCGGCATTCCTTGAATCGGAACGTTATAATAAAGATCCATCTGCTGGAGCCGGTGCAGCAGCTGGTAAAGTTGCAACGGATGGTAAGGATGCTGCAATTGCCGGAGCTGCCGCTGGTAAAGGCAGGGGTAGCACACCGGTTACGCCTACAAAAGCTGGTAGTGGTTTGGCTGCCGGCGCTGCGGCCGCCGCTGCAGCAACAAAACCGAAGAAGAAGCGCGTTAAGATTATGGTAATCACATCCAAATTTGATCCCAATACCAAGCGTATTGATGCTGAAAATGGCGTCATTGAACACTCCACGGGCATACTTGATCCTGAGACTGGCTTGATTGATAGTAAATATGGACAGATTGATCCGAAAATTGGCACTTTATTGGCTTTGAATACGAAGACAggcaaaaatgaaatttatcaAGGTGAAGTTGATCCCAAAACTGGCAATGTGCACTTGGTTTCCGGTGTTGCAGATCCCAATACGGGTCGTTTAGACGAGAGTTTGGGACAAATCATTTGTGTTACACCACAAGACAATCCAGTTGTGGAACTGATTGTTATCACAAGCCGTATTGATCCCGCCACGGGTAAAGTTGATACAGTTAACGGTGAAGTTGAACGTTCGCTGGGCGTACTAAATTTGGATTCGGGTCTACTTGATACTAAATATGGTGAAATAAATACCCGAACAGGTGAGCTAAAATCTATTGATCCCAAGACCGGCAAAATCGTTGTATCCAAATATGTGAAAGTCGACCCATCCACTGGCCAGATAACAATATTGGGAGTCACAGATCCAAAAACTGGTAAATTGGATAATACACAAGGACGTATTATTGAAGTCGGACAGCAAATTGATCCAATTGTTGAGGTTACCTCATTGGCGGGCAAATATGATTCCAAAAAGAATATTATCGATCCAAAAACTGCACAAGTTGAAACTTCTGGTGGTCAATTCGATCCAAAGGCTGGCAAGATCGATACGAAATACGGACAAATTGATTTGGTTAAACATACAATTACATACACTGATCCCAAATCGGGCAAAACGGTTACACGTGATATCAAAATTGATCCGGCAACTGGACAAATTGTGCTTAAGAACCAAATCAATCCGAAGAACAACAAACCCGATAAAGATTATGCCCGCATTATATCGTTACGCATTGTACAGCAACGTGTTGATCCCAAAACGAAAGCACCCATTGCACAAGTCAGCTCGGCGAAGGACAAAGAAATTATTGTCGATCCGAAATCGAATCAAATTTGGATGCCAACCGGTGCTAGCGATCCGAATACAAAAGAGTCACAATACATTTCCAGCAGCGTGGATCCCAAGACCGGCTATGTTATCACTATTTACGGTTATCTCGATccgaaaacaaatgaaatcaagaaacaaaacaaactcGATCCCAATACCACCAAAATCGAACCATCCTCTGGCAAGATTTATACAACCACCGGCGAGGTTGACAAAACCACTGGCGAACCACTCTATGCCACCACCCAAGTTGATCCCGAATCTGGCGATGTATACACCAAAGTCGGACGTGTTGATCCCAAAACTGGCAAAATTGTCATTGTTCGCGTACTGCTCATCTCCAAAACGGATGAGCGTGGTCGACCCGAAGAAATCGATCCAGCGACATGTGAAATCGATCCGGTCTCTGGTCGAATTCTCAAGTTCTTCAATAAAACTGTTTATGTTTATACTATGATTGATCCAGTAACAGGTGAAATTGTACAGGTTGATCCAAATGATCCACGCTTTGCGGGCGCACGCACCACCGTCACACAAACTATGACACTAACAGGCGAAATTGATCCAGTGACCGGACGTATTAAGAGCGAATACGGTGACATCGATCCAAATACAGGCGATATCGATCCAGCCACAGCAGTACGTGATCCCGTTACAGGCAAACTAATTCTTAATTATGCACAAATCGATCCATCGCATTTCGGCAAGGAGGCTCAGGTGAGCACTACTACTGAGACGGTACCAATTACACGTGAGCAGTTCTTCGAAGGCGTCAAACATATGGGCAAGAATGCGCTGCGACGCGACTCCGAGGCCAGTTCGGACGATGATATGACACAACAGTATGGCAGTGAGCATGTCAAGGATATGGTGCTGAATAGTCCCAAAAATGCGGATGGCACAACCGTAACTACAACCACAACAAAACAAGCTGGCAAATTTGGCACACCGACTGTGGTGAAAACGACCACAAAGCAAGTACTCACCAAGAACGATGACGGCGTGACGCACAATGTGGAGGAGGAGGTGCGCAATTTGGGCACCGGCGAGGTCACGTACTCAACGCAAGAACACAAG GCTGATGCCGATGTGAGCGGTGCTTACGTGACTGCCACCGCTGTAACCACGCGCACAGCCACAACCCACGAAGATCTGGGCAAGAAGGCTAAAACCGAACAACTCGAAGAGAAGACAGTGGCGACAACGCGAACCCATGACCCGAACAAGCAGGAACAGCGCGTAGTTACGCAGGAAGTAAAGACCACAGCCACAGTGACCAGCGGTGATCAG TTCCGAGACCGTGGAGACAGTATTTCATCGACTAGCTCTGGCGACTCGGGCACGCCCATCGATGGCCCAGACGACGGGTCCAGTGTGGTGCGTCCCGCCTACGATAAG GGGCAAGGTAGCTACACCACAGTACCCGGTCCACATGTTGAACAAACCCGCGTCATTTTAGGTGAGGACACACCTGGCTACTCCGGACACGGCGAGATCGTTTCAACACAAACGCTCAGCAGCAAAACGCGAACTGTGGAAACTATTACC TATAAGACCGAACGTGATGGTATTGTGGAAACGCGAGTAGAACAGAAGATCACCATACAATCCGATGGCGATCCAATTGATCATGACAAGGCATTGGCTGAAGCAATTCAG GAGGCGACAGCTATGAATCCAGACATGACAGTGGAGAAGATTGAAATCCAACAACAAACGCAGTAA
- the cora gene encoding protein 4.1 homolog isoform X3: protein MPAETKSATAGTEAETPTKSKKANTTGKAGLARVTLLDGSLLDVTIDRKAKGRDLINTICAGLNIVEKDYFGLTYDTPSDPRTWLDLDKPVSKFFRTDPWVLQFAVKFYPPEPSQLQEDITRYQLCLQVRNDILEGRLPCTFVTHALLGSYLVQSEMGDYDPKEMPDRRYLKDFKIAPNQTPELEDKVMDLHKTHKGQAPAEAELHYLENAKKLAMYGVDLHPAKDSEGVDIMLGVCASGLLVYRDKLRINRFAWPKILKISYKRHHFYIKIRPGDFEQFESTIGFKLANHQAAKKLWKSCVEHHTFFRLMTPEPPTKSSLFPRFGSKYRYSGRTLYESKRNPIDRTAPKFDRSLSGRRLTSRSMDALAMAEKEKDAQKRHTMGHPPEHIPDFDSPRSRSPLKKDKKEKAEAEKEAKLKKKQQEKEEKERKEREKKEKEAQEKAAKEKAAKEKAAKAAAAAAAAGINGNDDLNDSKKSEKSGKGRGGGLFSSGRKSKSSSPTKEAKEAKEAKDKDKSGKAKDGKSGELVYADLELAAPNNQANDDSNRASRQPGHTRPYEYSEGTGETSPTRKSYIPGGFRYDQDPQGGRRGQDGDGQMSPTSEQKKTAIAFNYAPGHDDTLKKTAEKLKSGQLSPRTREKINKGQLSPTTRAKLLKEANLSPTTRAKLLGSAVDAAAAPLTDAQKRSYSPSKGQSVGYTSGAPGSYKPLVDPTAAFLESERYNKDPSAGAGAAAGKVATDGKDAAIAGAAAGKGRGSTPVTPTKAGSGLAAGAAAAAAATKPKKKRVKIMVITSKFDPNTKRIDAENGVIEHSTGILDPETGLIDSKYGQIDPKIGTLLALNTKTGKNEIYQGEVDPKTGNVHLVSGVADPNTGRLDESLGQIICVTPQDNPVVELIVITSRIDPATGKVDTVNGEVERSLGVLNLDSGLLDTKYGEINTRTGELKSIDPKTGKIVVSKYVKVDPSTGQITILGVTDPKTGKLDNTQGRIIEVGQQIDPIVEVTSLAGKYDSKKNIIDPKTAQVETSGGQFDPKAGKIDTKYGQIDLVKHTITYTDPKSGKTVTRDIKIDPATGQIVLKNQINPKNNKPDKDYARIISLRIVQQRVDPKTKAPIAQVSSAKDKEIIVDPKSNQIWMPTGASDPNTKESQYISSSVDPKTGYVITIYGYLDPKTNEIKKQNKLDPNTTKIEPSSGKIYTTTGEVDKTTGEPLYATTQVDPESGDVYTKVGRVDPKTGKIVIVRVLLISKTDERGRPEEIDPATCEIDPVSGRILKFFNKTVYVYTMIDPVTGEIVQVDPNDPRFAGARTTVTQTMTLTGEIDPVTGRIKSEYGDIDPNTGDIDPATAVRDPVTGKLILNYAQIDPSHFGKEAQVSTTTETVPITREQFFEGVKHMGKNALRRDSEASSDDDMTQQYGSEHVKDMVLNSPKNADGTTVTTTTTKQAGKFGTPTVVKTTTKQVLTKNDDGVTHNVEEEVRNLGTGEVTYSTQEHKADADVSGAYVTATAVTTRTATTHEDLGKKAKTEQLEEKTVATTRTHDPNKQEQRVVTQEVKTTATVTSGDQFRDRGDSISSTSSGDSGTPIDGPDDGSSVVRPAYDKGQGSYTTVPGPHVEQTRVILGEDTPGYSGHGEIVSTQTLSSKTRTVETITYKTERDGIVETRVEQKITIQSDGDPIDHDKALAEAIQEATAMNPDMTVEKIEIQQQTQ, encoded by the exons ATGCCAGCGGAAACGAAAAGTGCCACCGCTGGAACCGAGGCTGAAACGCCTACGAAAAGCAAAAAAGCGAATACGACCGGAAAAGCTGGACTGGCGCGTGTTACGCTGCTCGATGGCTCTCTACTTGATGTCACGATCGAT CGCAAAGCGAAAGGACGCGACCTAATAAACACCATTTGTGCGGGTCTCAATATTGTGGAGAAGGATTATTTCGGTCTTACTTATGACACACCGTCCGATCCACGCACTTGGTTAGATTTGGATAAGCCGGTTTCCAAATTTTTCCGTACCGATCCATGGGTGCTGCAATTCGCTGTGAAATTTTACCCACCGGAACCATCACAGCTGCAAGAGGACATTACGCGCTATCAGCTTTGCTTGCAGGTGCGCAATGACATACTCGAAGGTCGCTTGCCATGCACTTTCGTTACACATGCGCTGCTCGGCTCGTACCTGGTGCAATCGGAGATGGGCGACTATGATCCGAAGGAAATGCCAGATCGTCGCTATTTGAAAGACTTCAAAATAGCACCCAATCAAACGCCGGAATTGGAAGATAAGGTCATGGATTTGCACAAGACACACAA GGGTCAAGCACCGGCCGAGGCGGAACTGCATTATTTGGAAAATGCCAAGAAGCTAGCCATGTACGGTGTTGATTTGCATCCAGCAAAGGACTCGGAGGGCGTTGACATTATGTTGGGTGTCTGTGCATCCGGTTTGCTGGTTTACCGCGACAA ATTACGTATCAATCGCTTCGCTTGGCCGAAGATACTAAAGATTTCTTATAAGCGGCATCACTTCTACATCAAAATACGTCCCGGCGATTTTGAACAATTCGAATCGACTATTGGCTTTAAATTGGCTAATCATCAGGCTGCTAAGAAGTTGTGGAAGTCGTGTGTGGAGCATCACACATTCTTCCGTCTGATGACACCAGAACCGCCGACCAAGTCATCGCTGTTCCCACGTTTCGGCTCCAAGTACCGTTACTCCGGACGTACTTTGTACGAAAGCAAACGAAATCCAATCGATCGCACAGCACCGAAGTTCGATCGTAGTTTGTCGGGCCGACGTCTAACCTCGCGTAGCATGGATG cGCTCGCTATGGCCGAAAAGGAGAAGGATGCTCAGAAACGTCACACCATGGGACATCCACCAGAGCATATACCCGATTTTGACTCACCACGTAGTCGTAGTCCATTGAAGAAGGATAAAAAGGAGAAG GCGGAGGCCGAAAAGGAGGCCAAAttgaaaaagaaacaacaagaaaaagagGAGAAAGAGCGCAAGGAACGTGAAAAGAAGGAGAAGGAGGCACAAGAGAAGGCTGCCAAGGAGAAAGCTGCGAAAGAAAAGGCCGCTAAggccgctgctgctgccgccgctGCAGGCATTAATG GCAATGATGACTTGAACGATTCCAAGAAGTCGGAGAAATCTGGCAAAGGACGT GGTGGTGGCCTTTTCTCGTCCGGTCGCAAGAGTAAGAGTAGCTCGCCGACAAAGGAGGCGAAAGAGGCAAAAGAGGCGAAGGATAAAGATAAGTCCGGAAAAGCGAAGGATGGCAAGAGTGGTGAGTTGGTATACGCTGACTTGGAACTGGCTGCACCCAATAATCAAGCCAATGATGATAGCAATCGTGCTTCACGTCAACCCGGCCACACTAGACCCTATGAATACTCAGAGGGTACCGGTGAAACTAGCCCCACACGCAAATCATACATTCCTGGTGGTTTCCGTTACGATCAGGATCCGCAAGGCGGTAGACGTGGTCAAGATGGCGATGGACAAATGTCGCCCACGTCTGAACAAAAGAAGACTGCAATTGCCTTCAATTATGCGCCTGGTCATGATGATACATTGAAGAAGACAGCAGAGAAATTGAAGAGCGGTCAGTTGTCGCCACGCACACGTGAAAAGATCAATAAGGGTCAGTTGTCGCCCACAACACGCGCAAAATTACTTAAAGAAGCCAATTTATCACCGACCACACGTGCTAAGTTGCTAGGTAGTGCTGTGGATGCGGCTGCCGCACCGCTAACTGATGCACAGAAGCGTTCTTATTCGCCTTCTAAAGGTCAGTCTGTGGGTTATACTTCAGGTGCTCCGGGTAGTTATAAGCCATTGGTGGATCCCACAGCGGCATTCCTTGAATCGGAACGTTATAATAAAGATCCATCTGCTGGAGCCGGTGCAGCAGCTGGTAAAGTTGCAACGGATGGTAAGGATGCTGCAATTGCCGGAGCTGCCGCTGGTAAAGGCAGGGGTAGCACACCGGTTACGCCTACAAAAGCTGGTAGTGGTTTGGCTGCCGGCGCTGCGGCCGCCGCTGCAGCAACAAAACCGAAGAAGAAGCGCGTTAAGATTATGGTAATCACATCCAAATTTGATCCCAATACCAAGCGTATTGATGCTGAAAATGGCGTCATTGAACACTCCACGGGCATACTTGATCCTGAGACTGGCTTGATTGATAGTAAATATGGACAGATTGATCCGAAAATTGGCACTTTATTGGCTTTGAATACGAAGACAggcaaaaatgaaatttatcaAGGTGAAGTTGATCCCAAAACTGGCAATGTGCACTTGGTTTCCGGTGTTGCAGATCCCAATACGGGTCGTTTAGACGAGAGTTTGGGACAAATCATTTGTGTTACACCACAAGACAATCCAGTTGTGGAACTGATTGTTATCACAAGCCGTATTGATCCCGCCACGGGTAAAGTTGATACAGTTAACGGTGAAGTTGAACGTTCGCTGGGCGTACTAAATTTGGATTCGGGTCTACTTGATACTAAATATGGTGAAATAAATACCCGAACAGGTGAGCTAAAATCTATTGATCCCAAGACCGGCAAAATCGTTGTATCCAAATATGTGAAAGTCGACCCATCCACTGGCCAGATAACAATATTGGGAGTCACAGATCCAAAAACTGGTAAATTGGATAATACACAAGGACGTATTATTGAAGTCGGACAGCAAATTGATCCAATTGTTGAGGTTACCTCATTGGCGGGCAAATATGATTCCAAAAAGAATATTATCGATCCAAAAACTGCACAAGTTGAAACTTCTGGTGGTCAATTCGATCCAAAGGCTGGCAAGATCGATACGAAATACGGACAAATTGATTTGGTTAAACATACAATTACATACACTGATCCCAAATCGGGCAAAACGGTTACACGTGATATCAAAATTGATCCGGCAACTGGACAAATTGTGCTTAAGAACCAAATCAATCCGAAGAACAACAAACCCGATAAAGATTATGCCCGCATTATATCGTTACGCATTGTACAGCAACGTGTTGATCCCAAAACGAAAGCACCCATTGCACAAGTCAGCTCGGCGAAGGACAAAGAAATTATTGTCGATCCGAAATCGAATCAAATTTGGATGCCAACCGGTGCTAGCGATCCGAATACAAAAGAGTCACAATACATTTCCAGCAGCGTGGATCCCAAGACCGGCTATGTTATCACTATTTACGGTTATCTCGATccgaaaacaaatgaaatcaagaaacaaaacaaactcGATCCCAATACCACCAAAATCGAACCATCCTCTGGCAAGATTTATACAACCACCGGCGAGGTTGACAAAACCACTGGCGAACCACTCTATGCCACCACCCAAGTTGATCCCGAATCTGGCGATGTATACACCAAAGTCGGACGTGTTGATCCCAAAACTGGCAAAATTGTCATTGTTCGCGTACTGCTCATCTCCAAAACGGATGAGCGTGGTCGACCCGAAGAAATCGATCCAGCGACATGTGAAATCGATCCGGTCTCTGGTCGAATTCTCAAGTTCTTCAATAAAACTGTTTATGTTTATACTATGATTGATCCAGTAACAGGTGAAATTGTACAGGTTGATCCAAATGATCCACGCTTTGCGGGCGCACGCACCACCGTCACACAAACTATGACACTAACAGGCGAAATTGATCCAGTGACCGGACGTATTAAGAGCGAATACGGTGACATCGATCCAAATACAGGCGATATCGATCCAGCCACAGCAGTACGTGATCCCGTTACAGGCAAACTAATTCTTAATTATGCACAAATCGATCCATCGCATTTCGGCAAGGAGGCTCAGGTGAGCACTACTACTGAGACGGTACCAATTACACGTGAGCAGTTCTTCGAAGGCGTCAAACATATGGGCAAGAATGCGCTGCGACGCGACTCCGAGGCCAGTTCGGACGATGATATGACACAACAGTATGGCAGTGAGCATGTCAAGGATATGGTGCTGAATAGTCCCAAAAATGCGGATGGCACAACCGTAACTACAACCACAACAAAACAAGCTGGCAAATTTGGCACACCGACTGTGGTGAAAACGACCACAAAGCAAGTACTCACCAAGAACGATGACGGCGTGACGCACAATGTGGAGGAGGAGGTGCGCAATTTGGGCACCGGCGAGGTCACGTACTCAACGCAAGAACACAAG GCTGATGCCGATGTGAGCGGTGCTTACGTGACTGCCACCGCTGTAACCACGCGCACAGCCACAACCCACGAAGATCTGGGCAAGAAGGCTAAAACCGAACAACTCGAAGAGAAGACAGTGGCGACAACGCGAACCCATGACCCGAACAAGCAGGAACAGCGCGTAGTTACGCAGGAAGTAAAGACCACAGCCACAGTGACCAGCGGTGATCAG TTCCGAGACCGTGGAGACAGTATTTCATCGACTAGCTCTGGCGACTCGGGCACGCCCATCGATGGCCCAGACGACGGGTCCAGTGTGGTGCGTCCCGCCTACGATAAG GGGCAAGGTAGCTACACCACAGTACCCGGTCCACATGTTGAACAAACCCGCGTCATTTTAGGTGAGGACACACCTGGCTACTCCGGACACGGCGAGATCGTTTCAACACAAACGCTCAGCAGCAAAACGCGAACTGTGGAAACTATTACC TATAAGACCGAACGTGATGGTATTGTGGAAACGCGAGTAGAACAGAAGATCACCATACAATCCGATGGCGATCCAATTGATCATGACAAGGCATTGGCTGAAGCAATTCAG GAGGCGACAGCTATGAATCCAGACATGACAGTGGAGAAGATTGAAATCCAACAACAAACGCAGTAA